From Oncorhynchus kisutch isolate 150728-3 unplaced genomic scaffold, Okis_V2 scaffold4045, whole genome shotgun sequence:
CCAGGGTCCCATGGTTCTGACACACAGAGTGTGTGTAGCTAGCTAGGGGAGCTAGATTAGCATCAGTCCCCGGGGTCCCATGGTTCTGACACACagagtgtgggtatgtgtgtagcTAGCTAGGGGAGCTAGATTAGCATCAGTCCCCGGGGTCCCATGGTTCTGACACACagagtgtgggtatgtgtgtagcTAGCTAGGGGAGCTAGATTAGCATCAGTCCCCGGGGTACCATGGTTCTGACACACAGCTGCTCACTTAATTTAATATTTATGTTCTGTCGCGCTGAGCTGTTAGTGCTGGCTAACATAAAAACTcacctctcctcgtctcctcaccccttctactcctcccctcccttccctccctcttcctctcccccttcctcttctccccttccccccccccccatctttaaTAAACTATAAACTCCTCCAGAAGTTTAGTGACGTCATTGGGGCTTTCAGCAGCAGTCCAGTTAATAAACAGCCCAGTTAATAAACCCTCCAGGGCCCAGTTAGTAAACCCTCCAGGGCCCAGTTAATAAACCCTCCAGGGCCCAGTTAGTAAACCCTCCAGGGCCCAGTTAATAAACCCTCCAGGGCCCAGTTAGTAAACCCTCCAGGGCCCAGTTAGTAAACCCTCCAGGGCCCAGTTAGTAAACCCTCCAGGGCCCAGTTAGTAAACCCTCCAGGGCCCAGTTAATAAACCCTCCAGGGCCCAGTTAATAAACCCTCCAGGGCCCAGTTAATAAACCCTCCAGGGCCCAGTTAGTCAACCCTCCAGGGCCCAGTTAGTCAACCCTCCAGGGCCCAGTTAATAAACCCTCCAGGGCCCAGTTAATAAACCCTCCAGGGCCCAGTTAATAAACCCTCCAGGGCCCAGTTAATAAACCCTCCAGGGCCCAGTTAATAAACCCTCCAGGGCCCAGTTAGTAAACCCTCCAGGGCCCAGTTAGTAAACCCTCCAGGGCCAAGAGGACTGAACTTCCACACCTGCTAGATAGCATATGCTTAAGCTAAGACCGCTACCACCCCACAGACTGGGCATTACATTCTGTTAGCCTACCACTATGCTAGGACCGCTACCACCACACAGACTGGGCATTACATCCTGTTAGCCTACCACTATGCTAGGACCGCTACCACCCCACAGACTGGGCATTACATTCTGTTAGCCTACCACTATGCTAGGACTGCTACCACCCCACAGACTGGGTATTACAGCCTGTTAGCATACCGCTAGGACTGCTACCACCCCATAGACTGCGTTTTACAGGCTGTTAGCCTACCACTAAGCTAGGACCGCTACCACCCCACAGACTGGGTATTACATTCTGTTAGCCTACCACTATGCTAGGACCGCTACCACCCCATAGACTGGGTATTACAGCCTGTTAGCATACCGGTACGCTAGGACTGCTACCACCCCATAGACTGGGTATTACAGTCTGTTAGCATACCGGTACGCTAGGACCGCTACCACCCCATAGACTGGGTATTACAGCCTGTTAGCATACCGCTACGGTAGGACCGCTAGGGCTCCTTGGAGGGAGTATTACTACATTGTGTTAGCATACCGCCAGGACCCCCAGaacagaacactacagcaggcctacagtactgttgagggagggagtaatctggATGTTAGCATACCGCTAGGACCCCCAGGACACAACACTatagcaggcctacagtactgttgagggagggagtaatctggatgttagcataccgctaggacccccaggacagaacactacagcaggcctacagtactgttgagggagggagtaatctgtatgttagcataccgctaggacagaacactacagcaggcctacagtactgttgaaggagggagtaatctgtatgttagcataccgctaggacagaacactacagcaggcctacagtactgttgagggagggagtaatctgtaTGTTAGCATACCGCCAGGACCCcaaggacagaacactacagcaggcctacagtactgttgagggagggagtaatctgtaTGTTAGCATACCGCCAGGACCCCCAGaacagaacactacagcaggcctacagtactgttgagggagggagtaatctggATGTTAGCATACCGCTAGGACCCCCAGGACACAACACTatagcaggcctacagtactgttgagggagggagtaatctggatgttagcataccgctaggacccccaggacagaacactacagcaggcctacagtactgttgagggagggagtaatctgtatgttagcataccgctaggacagaacactacagcaggcctacagtactgttgaaggagggagtaatctgtatgttagcataccgctaggacagaacactacagcaggcctacagtactgttgagggagggagtaatctgtaTGTTAGCATACCGCCAGGACCCcaaggacagaacactacagcaggcctacagtactgttgagggagggagtaatctgtaTGTTAGCATACCGCCAGGAcccccaggacagaacactacagcaggcctacagtactgttgagggagggagtaatctgtatgttagcataccgctaggacccccagggagggagtaatctggatgttagcataccgctaggacagaacactacagcaggcctacagtactgttgagggagggagtaatctgtaTGTTAGCATACCGCCAGGAcccccaggacagaacactacagcaggcctacagtactgttgagggagggagtaatctggatgttagcataccgctaggacagaacactacagcaggcctacagtactgttgagggagggagtaatctgtaTGTTAGCATAACGCCAGGAcccccaggacagaacactacagcaggcctacagtactgttgagggagggagtaatctggatgttagcataccgctaggacagaacactacagcaggcctacagtactgttgagggagggagtaatctgtatgttagcataccgctaggacagaacactacagcaggcctacagtactgttgagggagggagtaatctgtatgttagcataccgctaggacagaacactacagcaggcctacagtactgttgagggagggagtaatctgtaTGTTAGCATACCGCCAGGACCCcaaggacagaacactacagcaggcctacagtactgttgagggagggagtaatctgtaTGTTAGCATACCGCCAGGAcccccaggacagaacactacagcaggcctacagtactgttgagggagggagtaatctgtatgttagcataccgctaggacccccagggagggagtaatctggatgttagcataccgctaggacagaacactacagcaggcctacagtactgttgagggagggagtaatctgtaTGTTAGCATACCGCCAGGAcccccaggacagaacactacagcaggcctacagtactgttgagggagggagtaatctggatgttagcataccgctaggacagaacactacagcaggcctacagtactgttgagggagggagtaatctgtaTGTTAGCATAACGCCAGGAcccccaggacagaacactacagcaggcctacagtactgttgagggagggagtaatctggatgttagcataccgctaggacagaacactacagcaggcctacagtactgttgagggagggagtaatctgtatgttagcataccgctaggacagaacactacagcaggcctacagtactgttgagggagggagtaatctgtaTGTTAGCATACCGCCAGGAcccccaggacagaacactacagcaggcctacagtactgttgagggagggagtaatctgtatgttagcataccactaggacagaacactacagcaggcctacagtactgttgagggagagagtaatctgtatgttagcataccgctaggacagaacactacagcaggcctacagtactgttgagggagggagtaatctggatgttagcataccgctaggacagaacactacagcaggcctacagtactgttgagggagggagtaatctgtatgttagcataccgctaggacagaacactacagcaggcctacagtactgttgagggagggagtaatctgtatgttagcataccgctaggacagaacactacagcaggcctacagtactgttgagggagggagtaatctgtatgttagcataccgctaggacagaacactacagcaggcctacagtactgttgagggagggagtaatctgtatgttagcataccgctaggatagaacactacagcaggcctacagtactgttgagggagggagtaatctgtatgttagcataccgctaggacagaacactacagcaggcctacagtactgttgagggagggagtaatctgtatgttagcataccgctaggacagaacactacagcaggcctacagtactgttgagggagggagtaatctgtatgttagcataccgctaggacagaacactacagcaggcctacagtactgttgagggagggagtaatctgtatgttagcataccgctaggacagaacactacagcaggcctacagtactgttgagggagggagtaatctgtatgttagcataccgctaggacccccaggacagaacactacagcaggcctacagtactgttgagggagggagtaatctgtatgttagcataccgctaggacagaacactacagcaggcctacagtactgttgagggagggagtaatctgtatgttagcataccgctaggacccccaggacagaacactacagcaggcctacagtactgttgagggagggagtaatctgtaTGTTAGCATACCGCTAGGACCCCCAGGACACaacactacagcaggcctacagtactgttgagggagggagtaatctgtaTGTTAGCATACCGCTAGGACCCCCAGGACACaacactacagcaggcctacagtactgttgagggagggagtaatctgtatgttagcataccgctaggacagaacactacagcaggcctacagtactgttgagggagggagtaatctggATGTTAGCATACTGctaggacagaacactacagcaggcctacagtactgttgagggagggagtaatctgtatgttagcataccgctaggacccccaggacagaacactacagcaggcctacagtactgttgagggagggagtaatctgtatgttagcataccgctaggacagaacactacagcaggcctacagtactgttgagggagggagtaatctgtatgttagcataccgctaaaacagaacactacagcaggcctacagtactgttgagggagggagtaatctgtatgttagcataccgctaggacccccaggacagaacactacagcaggcctacagtactgttgagggagggagtaatctgtaTGTTAGCATACCGCTAGGACCCCCAGGACACaacactacagcaggcctacagtactgttgagggagggagtaatctgtaTGTTAGCATACCGCTAGGACCCCCAGGACACaacactacagcaggcctacagtactgttgagggagggagtaatctgtatgttagcataccgctaggacagaacactacagcaggcctacagtactgttgagggagggagtaatctggatgttagcataccgctaggacagaacactacagcaggcctacagtactgttgagggagggagtaatctgtatgttagcataccgctaggacccccaggacagaacactacagcaggcctacagtactgttgagggagggagtaatctggatgttagcataccgctaggacagaacactacagcaggcctacagtactgttgagggagggagtaatctgtatgttagcataccgctaaaacagaacactacagcaggcctacagtactgttgagggagggagtaatctgtatgttagcataccgctaggacagaacactacagcaggcctacagtactgttgagggagggagtaatctgtaTGTTAGCATACCGCCAGGAcccccaggacagaacactacagcaggcctacagtactgttgagggagggagtaatctggatgttagcataccgctaggacagaacactacagcaggcctacagtactgttgagggagggagtaatctgtatgttagcataccgctaggacagaacactacagcaggcctacagtactgttgagggagggagtaatctgtatgttagcataccgctaggacagaacactacagcaggcctacagtactgttgagggagggagtaatctgtatgttagcataccgctaggacagaacactacagcaggcctacagtactgttgagggagggagtaatctgtatgttagcataccgctaggacagaacactacagcaggcctacagtactgttgagggagggagtaatctgtaTGTTAGCATACCGCCAGGAcccccaggacagaacactacagcaggcctacagtactgttgagggagggagtaatctgtatgttagcataccgctaggacagaacactacagcaggcctacagtactgttgagggagggagtaatctgtaTGTTAGCATACCGCCAGGAcccccaggacagaacactacagcaggcctacagtactgttgagggagggagtaatctgtatgttagcataccgctaggacagaacactacagcaggcctacagtactgttgagggagggagtaatctgtatgttagcataccgctaggacagaacactacagtactgttgagggagggagtaatcgGCTCGCAAAGAAAAACAACAAGTGCTTAACCAGGGGGACTTGTGTAGTTAAGTGTAAAAGCGTTGAAATGCTCCCATACAATAAACTTTTACGTTTTCGACCAGAAGGTCTTCGTCAGGCCTGAATAAACTGTGTTGGATGGCCTGGAGGTGTGTCCACTACTGTTGAACAGTGATGTGTTAACAAACGATCTCAGGGACGTAAATAAAGAATTAGTTCTTAGTTAACCTGCCAGTGGtaaaataaaagctaaaataaaatgtttttaaaaatataaacgcagaaGTGTGTGAACCCACCGTATCCCGTCTGCGAGACCAGCTCTGCAGCGCCCCCTATAGGTTTGGTAAAGACCCCCACGATGCCTTTCCCCACTCCAGAGATGACCCCTTTGGCCTTGCTGCCTGCTGAACTCTGCATCTCTGAACCCCGCTGGAAGTTCTGCATGGGCTGGTCCACGATGCCAGCTATCGCTCCTGGAGAGaacagagtatcatgtagtaCAACAGAGTATCATAACAGAGTATCATGTATTACAACAGAGTATCATGTATCACAACAGAGTATCATGTATTACAACAGAGTATCATGTATTACAACAGAGTATCATGTATTACAACAGATTATCATGTATTACAACAGAGTATCATGTATTACAACAGATTATCATGTATTACAACAGAGTATCATaacagagtatcatgtagtaCAACAGAGTATCATaacagagtatcatgtagtaCAACAGAGTATCATGTATTACAAcagagtgcttctacacctgcattgcttgctgtttggggttttagactgggtttctgtacagcactttgggatatcagctgatgtacgaagggctatataaataaatttgatttgatttgagtatcaTGTATTACAACTGAGTATCATAACAGAGTATCATGTATTACAACAGAGTATTACAACTGAGTATCATAACAGAGTATCATGTATTACAACAGAGTATCATAACAGAGTATCATGTATTACAACAGAGTATCATGTATTACAACAGAGTATCATAACAGAGTATCATAACTGAGTATCATAACATAGTATCATAACAGAGTATCATAACATAGTATCATGTATTACAACAGAGTATCATGTATTACAACTGAGTATCATAACAGAGTATCATGTATTACAACAGAGTATCATGTATTACAACAGAGTATCAAGCATTACAACAGAACATCATGTATTACAGAGTATTACAACAGAGTAATGTAGTACAACAGAACATCATGTATTACAGAGTATTACAACAGAGTAGTATGCATTACAACAGAGTAATGTAGTACAACGGAGTATCATGTATTACAGTATTATTGGTTCCTGAAGTTCTGGTCTATATCAAAGGGATATTGTATACCAGTAATGTTTGTGATTGACAGTGTGGATACAGCAGTCCCACTAAGGGATTTAACCtcccaaccaatcagaacatggtCCTTGGAGCCAGATATCCCCTGTCATAAGtagctgtttctctctgtctttgaAACAGAGAGACCCTAGGTGTTTATTGGGACCATGCTGGTCTCCACTGTACCTACTGTCTGTCTTTGAAACAGAGAGACCCTAGGTGTTTATTGGGACCATGCTGGTCTCCACAGTACCTACTGTTTGTCTTTGAAACAGAGAGACCCTAGGTGTTTATTGGGACCATGCTGGTCTCCACAGTGCCTACTGTCTGTCTTTGAAACAGAGAGACCCTAGGTGTTTATTGGGACCATGCTGGTCTCCACTGTACCTACTGTCTGTCTTTGAAACAGAGAGACCCTAGGTGTTTATTGGGACCATGCTGGTCTCCACAGTGCCTACTGTCTGTCTTTGAAACAGAGAGACCCTAGGTGTTTATTGGGACCATGCTGGTCTCCACTGTACCTACTGTCTGTCTTTGAAACAGAGAGACCCTAGGTGTTTATTGGGACCATGCTGGTCTCCACTGTACCTACTGTCTGTCTTTGAAACAGAGAGACCCTAGGTGTTTATTGGGACCATGCTGGTCTCCACAGTGCCTACTGTCTGTCTTTGAAACAGAGAGACCCTAGGTGTTTATTGGGACCATGCTGGTCTCCACTGTACCTACTGTCTGTCTTTGAAACAGAGAGACCCTAGGTGTTTATTGGGACCATGCTGGTCTCCACtgtacctactgtctgtctggctgagtgactgactgtctgtctccattgtacctactgtctgtctggctgagtgactggctaactgactgactggctaactgactgactggctgagtgactagctaactgactgtctgtctgtctgactgactgtctggctaactgactgactgagtgactggctaactgactggctgagtgactgactgactggctgagtgactggctaactgactgactgactggctgagtgactggctaagtgactgactgtctggctaAGTGACTATACTCTACCCACCCAGTAGACTGATGCCCAGTCTAGACAGGCCCTGTCTGAGTCCGTCCCCCAGGCTCTCAGGTAGCtgcctcctccactcctcctgtcTGGTATAGTGCTCCTCGTCCAGGGACAGCCGGTCCATGTTCCTGGCCAGGCTGGTCGCCAGGTTGGTGATGGACGTCAGCGTGCCtacaggaagagacaggagaaTTACCTAACTGACTAACCtgttcccagacctgtttgtgctcTTGACAGGATAATTATCTAACTGACTAACCTGTTCCCAGACCTGTTTAAAATATACATGATTTAAAGGCACAATCCTGAATTTATATTTCAGACCAATGGCTGCCTCGTCACTGGGTATGGTACCATTAGAGATGTGGTACCTTTAGAGATGTGTTAGAGCTGTGGTATGGTACCTTTAGAGATGTGGTATGGTACCTTTAGAGATGTGGTATGGTAccattagagatgtattagagatgTGGTATGGTACCATTAGAGATGTGGTATGGTACCATTAGAGATGTGTTATGGTACCACTAGAGATGTGGTATGGTACCATTAGAGATGTGTTATGGTACCACTAGAGATGTGGTATGGTACCATTAGAGATGTGGTATGGTACCACtagagatgtattagagatgTGGTATGGTACCATTAGAGATGTGGTATGGTACCATTAGAGATGTGGTATGGTATCATTAGAGATGTGGTACCTTTAGAGATGTGTTTGACGAATGAGGTGGTTCCTCGTGACACTCCGCTGACGAAGGCCCCGGGGCCCCGGGTCAAACCCTCGTATGGCAGACGGAAGAAGTCTGATACTCCGTTACCGATGGACCTTACCAGACTGGCAGGACTACCAAGGAGATCCAGAGACCCCACCACCCAGcctggagagagggtgagagagagagagggagagggagagacagagagggagggagagagagagacagagagagggagagggagggagagagagagagagagagagggagagagagagagagggagagggagagagagggggagagacagagacagagagggagggggagagggagagacagagagggagggagagagagacagagagagagagggagaggggtggagagagagacagagagagggagggagagagagagagagagggagggagagagagacagagagtgggagagggagagagagagggagggatagagagagtgagagagagagggagggagagggagagagagagggagagagagagggagggagagagagagttggagagagagagggagagggagggagggcgggcgggagagagggagagagagagagagagaggacagatcagTGATATTTATAGGCTGTTCAATTGCATCAAAAAATCACATGCCAGTTTTTCAAAGCCCATGGTGCAttaaacaacagacaacagattttccctccctctctccctcccttcctctctctctctccctccctttctctctctctccccccctccctccctctcccctctccccctctctcgctcccccctccctccctctccctcttccccctctctctccctctctccctctccccctctctctctctccctccattcctcccactctccctcccttcctctctctctccctttctctctctcccccctctctcgctccccctccctcctctctctctccctctcccccctctctctctctctctctctctcctctcccctctctctctctccctctccctccctctcctctccctccctcctcatataTGATAGTTTCCACTGGTGCTGCCCGGCGGGCTGGAGGTCTTTAAGGACCACTTCTTCATCGACTGTGGTCTGTGTTCGTCTCTACGGATGTGGTGTTTACTAGCCTCTGTCACGGTGacagtcatccaggggagataaATCAATCCCAGGATGCAGTGGTCTGGAGATTGAGTGGTGGGTCTGGCGAGGCAGTGGTCTGGCGAGGACAGGGACGGTAAACGTGTGTGTGACAGCCACGGTAAAATACGAGCAGGAACACAGGTTGTAATGAGAGACGGtgggaagcagacagacagaggtgggaACGACAGGGTTAATTCATACCATGTCTGGGGAATGGGCTGTAACCACAGGGCTGTAACCACAGGGCTCTAACCACAGGACTGTAACCACAGGGCTCTAACCACAGGACTGGAGGAAGGATGCAACATACagctgtagtctatacagaccggttacagctgtagtctatacagaccagatacagctgtagtctatacagaccagatacagctgtagtctatacagaccagatacagctgtagtctatacagaccagatacagctgtagtctatacagaccagatacagctgtagtctatacagaccagatacagctgtagtctatacagaccagatacagctgtagtctatacagaccagatacagctGTCAGTCTATACCGACCAGATACAGCTTGTAGGTCGATAACAGGGACCAGGTACAGCTGTAGTCGATACAGCCAGTTACCagctgtagtctatacagaccagatacagctGTAGTCTATAACAGACCGGTTACAagctgtagtctatacagacacggTTTACAGCTGTGGTCTATACAGACCGGTTAACAAGCTGTGAGTCTATACAGACCGGTACAGCATGTAGTCATATACAGACCGGTTACAGCCTGTAGCGTATACAGCGGTTACCAGGACTGTTTAAGTCGTATACGACTATAGCAGACGGTTACAGCTGTAGGTCTATTACCGACCGGTTACagctgtagtctatacagaccagatacagctgtatagtctatacagaccagatacagctTGTAGTCTATACAAGGACCAGATACagctgtagtctatacagaccagatacagctgtagtctatacagaccagatacagctgtagtctatacagacagatacagctgtagtctatacagaccagatacagctgtagtctatacagaccagatacagctGTAGTCTATGCAGACCGGTTACagctgtagtctatacagaccagactacAGCTGTAGTCTATACAGGACGGATACagctgtagtctatacagaccagatacagctGTAGTCTATTACAGACCAGATACAGCTTTAGTtctatacagaccagatacagctgtagtctatacagtctatacagaccGGTGAACTAGATGTGGAGAGTTACAGCTGTATATTCTGGTTATTCAGGtgtaaatgcacacacacacacacaccacacccacacacacccccccacacacacacacaccccccccactCACCAGCTCTGAACAGTGCCCCGGCAGCGTTTAGTGCATGGTGAGTGCGTGGATCAGCTGTCTGGCTGTAGTACAGAGCGGTCCTCTGTCGAACAGGGAGAACGACAACGGCGTGTGATCCGAGGCGATGTAGAGCTTCAGAGAGGCGTGGATGCTGACCAACAGGTCAACTGGCTGAATGACCAGGCGCTGCAGCCTCAGAGGGCGCACCAGGGCTGGGATGGACCGAACGACGGTCTCCGGGAGCAGGGGACCCCCGTAGCGCTCCGAGGGGTTAGGGCCCGGGGAAGGGGCCAGGGCTGAGTCTGGGATGTAGGTGTGAAACAGAGTCTTGATGTAGTAGACGAAGGTGTCCTCTAGGTAGAGACGGGCTGGTTTGATGTGGAAGGTCAGCTGGTCCACACTGTAGCCCTCCCTGTAGGAAATACAAGGCCCCAGTCAGTgacaacagaacaggagcagTTTTACCTCAACCAGCAGCAGGCTATTGAACAGAGGAAGACCAGAGGACTCAACATGGGATACATGGCATGTCTGGACGGTGTCTCACAAGGGACAATGATAGAAAGATCTGCTTTCCTTGTATTGTAATAATGATGCTGTATTGATGATgctgtagtaatgatgatgatgatgctgctgtaatgatgatgatgttgtaataatgatgatgctgtatTAATGATGCTGTATTAATGATGAAGATGctgtaataatgatgatgatgatgatgctgtattaatgatgatgatgctgcATTAATGACGGTGCTGTATTAATGACGATGctgtaa
This genomic window contains:
- the LOC116373427 gene encoding vacuolar protein sorting-associated protein 13B-like, which encodes MTVTVTEASKHHIRRDEHRPQSMKKWSLKTSSPPGSTSWVVGSLDLLGSPASLVRSIGNGVSDFFRLPYEGLTRGPGAFVSGVSRGTTSFVKHISKGTLTSITNLATSLARNMDRLSLDEEHYTRQEEWRRQLPESLGDGLRQGLSRLGISLLGAIAGIVDQPMQNFQRGSEMQSSAGSKAKGVISGVGKGIVGVFTKPIGGAAELVSQTGYGILHGAGLWQLPKQLYLPADQKSALAPNSHVKYVWKMLQSLGRPEVHMSLEVVIVSGSGQEHAGCLLLTGEVVFVVSLSEDTQQQAFPITEVACQQDPHHLGALTLTLQQQRLTNDVEGDSGREWLSEQQYGRLVDYVTRASAFLSPSASSLQQAPPITPAEPPPAVTKTYRYLVSPAHAAVFVSKFTMVKNKALRIGFH